One Streptomyces sp. RerS4 DNA segment encodes these proteins:
- a CDS encoding acyl carrier protein: MVGAWCELLRLPGGLTDHSDFFARGGDSLLITRLARRISREFEVEVTAPELSRRNLGDQVTLIRSRRTTPRAA, encoded by the coding sequence GTGGTCGGTGCCTGGTGCGAGCTGCTGCGCCTGCCGGGCGGGCTGACGGACCACTCGGACTTCTTCGCGCGCGGCGGGGACTCGCTGCTCATCACGCGCCTCGCCCGGCGGATCTCGCGCGAGTTCGAGGTGGAGGTGACGGCGCCCGAGCTGTCCCGCCGCAACCTGGGCGACCAGGTGACCCTGATCCGCTCCCGCCGCACCACCCCGCGCGCGGCGTAG